The genome window GCTTCGGAGCGACTGGGGGCTGGCCTTGAAGTCGAAGGGGATGCGCTCCAGTTCCAGGCCATCGCGCTCCTGCACTAAATAGCCGCCCCGGTAGACCAGGCCGGCCTGCGTCCGCAGGGCGCGCACCACCCGGTGCAGGTGGGTGGGGTCGAGCCACCAGTCGTCGTCGTCCAGCAGGGCGATAACCTCGCCGGAGGCGTGGGCCAGCCCGGTATTTCGGGCCTCGACCTGGCCCTGGCCCTGGTTGCGCACCCCGACGATCCGGGGGTCGCGCAGGCTGTGGGCGGCCAGGAGGCCTGCCCCGTCGCCATCGTCCACCACCACAGCCTCCCAGTCGGGGTAGAGCTGGAGCTGGAGTGAGCGCAGCGCCCGCAGCAGCAGTTGGGGGCGGTTGTAGGTGGGAATGAGCACGCTAACCATGCTTTGCCCTGACATTAAACCGGCTTTGTCAGGTGTTGTTGGTACGCCCCCTGACATTTGCTTGACCGACGCAAACCAAGCTCAGATTTGGTGAGGTAGATGATGCGAATCCTGGTTACCAACGACGACGGTATCTACAGCCCCGGCCTGCTGGCGCTGGCCGAGGTGGCTGCGGCCTTTGGGGAGGTGCGGGTGGTGGCGCCCGATGTGGAGCAGTCGGCCATGGGCCAGGCCATTACCATAACCCGACCCCTGCACTACCGCGCCACGCCCATGGGGGGCCTCGAGGCCTACCGTGTCAACGGTACGCCCGCCGACTGCGTGGTGCTGGGTACGCACCACTGGGACAAGGTGGACCTGGTGCTCTCCGGCATCAACCTGGGTTCCAACCTGGGCCACGAGATCTGGCACTCCGGCACGGTGGCGGCGGCCAAGCAGGCGGCTTTGCTAGGGATTCCGGCCATTGCCTTTAGCGCCCTCATGAATGGCCGGGAGCCCGAGTTTGATCTGCTGAAGCCGTGGGTGGGCAGGGTGCTCGAGGCCCTCCTACGCGAGCCCAGACCCTTCCTGATCAACGTCAACCTGCCGCCCAAACCCAAAGGTATTCTCTGGGCCCGGCAGTCGGTGCGGCGGTACGAGGGCCGGATTGTGCCCGGCACCGACCCCATGGGCCGGGCGCACTTCTGGTTTGTGGCCCACCCCGACCACGAGCCCGAGGAGGGCACCGACCGCTGGGCGGTGGGCCACAACTTTATCGCCCTAACCCCTCTGCGCCTCGACCTGACCGACGAGGCCCGTCTGAGCCAGACTTTTCAGCTGGCAGCCCTGGCCGACTGAGGCTAAACGTTAAACAGGATCAGCACCACGTCGCCGTCCTGCACCACGTAATCCTTGCCTTCGGTGCGC of Meiothermus sp. contains these proteins:
- a CDS encoding glycosyltransferase, which translates into the protein MVSVLIPTYNRPQLLLRALRSLQLQLYPDWEAVVVDDGDGAGLLAAHSLRDPRIVGVRNQGQGQVEARNTGLAHASGEVIALLDDDDWWLDPTHLHRVVRALRTQAGLVYRGGYLVQERDGLELERIPFDFKASPQSLRSDNLLLATGVAYPRFFHDQLGLFDPEMSDYWDWDWYLRVVSAGYPLVQLPGRGVAVAMHGANMSYAARVQERQKNLDKLCAKHGLAGITLKDHRVIAGTTQAALT
- the surE gene encoding 5'/3'-nucleotidase SurE, which codes for MRILVTNDDGIYSPGLLALAEVAAAFGEVRVVAPDVEQSAMGQAITITRPLHYRATPMGGLEAYRVNGTPADCVVLGTHHWDKVDLVLSGINLGSNLGHEIWHSGTVAAAKQAALLGIPAIAFSALMNGREPEFDLLKPWVGRVLEALLREPRPFLINVNLPPKPKGILWARQSVRRYEGRIVPGTDPMGRAHFWFVAHPDHEPEEGTDRWAVGHNFIALTPLRLDLTDEARLSQTFQLAALAD